The following coding sequences lie in one Cannabis sativa cultivar Pink pepper isolate KNU-18-1 chromosome 5, ASM2916894v1, whole genome shotgun sequence genomic window:
- the LOC115715904 gene encoding transcription factor MYB53 → MGRSPSCDENGLKKGPWTPEEDEKLVDYITRNGHGSWRALPKLAGLNRCGKSCRLRWTNYLRPDIKRGKFSEDEEKLIINLHAVLGNKWSTIAGHLPGRTDNEIKNLWNTHLKKKLLQMGIDPVTHRPRTDIHLNLLSNLPQLIVAANFASNFLNNNNNTTNQSLSKLQLLQNIFQVLGPTSNPNPNPNPNMDQAMLNNLLGSSLSSLNHYMINNTHQDHQPFMVDEYLRSLEHGIRVDNYNNNINHIVNYDHDHHNHNHFVTNNITTFPTHHNQESIVNINIDDPNMNMIIDNNNNNDDELPKLADDHDHDKINNNNKKQKINNLSSMTSSSINNEAWGDLITNNQDQNNHEQAADHDSCYWKDIMELASSQTLVNLVD, encoded by the exons atgggaAGATCACCAAGTTGTGATGAGAATGGATTGAAGAAAGGGCCATGGACACCAGAAGAAGATGAGAAGCTTGTGGATTACATAACAAGAAATGGGCATGGAAGTTGGAGAGCTCTTCCTAAGCTTGCAGGGTTGAATAGGTGTGGCAAGAGTTGCAGGCTTAGGTGGACCAATTATCTTAGGCCGGATATCAAGAGAGGCAAGTTTTCTGAGGATGAAGAGAAGCTCATCATCAATCTCCATGCTGTTCTTGGCAACAA GTGGTCTACTATAGCGGGACATCTTCCGGGAAGAACAGATAACGAAATAAAGAATTTATGGAACACACATTTGAAGAAGAAGCTTTTACAAATGGGAATTGATCCAGTTACACATAGACCTAGAACAGATATTCATCTCAATCTTCTCTCAAATCTCCCACAACTCATTGTTGCAGCCAACTTTGCCTCAAATTTcctcaacaacaacaacaatactaCTAATCAATCATTATCCAAACTCCAACTTCTTCAAAATATCTTCCAAGTTCTAGGCCCCACTtctaaccctaaccctaaccctaaccctaatATGGATCAAGCAATGCTTAACAATCTCTTGGGATCATCACTATCATCACTAAATCATTATATGATTAACAATACTCATCAAGATCATCAACCCTTTATGGTTGATGAGTATTTAAGATCATTGGAGCATGGAATAAGAGTAGATAATTACAACAACAACATTAATCATATTGTTAATTATGATCATGATcatcataatcataatcattTTGTTACTAACAATATTACTACTTTTCCAACTCATCATAATCAAGAGTCTATTGTGAACATTAATATAGATGATCCTAATATGAATATGATCAtagataataacaataataatgatgatgagCTTCCTAAGTTAGCTGATGATCATGATCATGAtaagattaataataataataaaaaacaaaagattaataatttatcatCAATGACATCATCATCTATTAATAATGAAGCTTGGGGAGATCTTATTACAAATAAtcaagatcaaaataatcatgaacAAGCAGCTGATCATGATTCTTGCTATTGGAAAGATATTATGga GTTAGCATCTTCACAGACATTGGTCAACCTCGTTGACTAA
- the LOC133038085 gene encoding inositol-tetrakisphosphate 1-kinase 2-like: MTKPDEEQTHHPRYRVGYAFEPKKVNTFIIPSFINLANLNGIDLVQIEPTKPLLDQAPFHCIIHKIYGQDWKQQLTDFKSKYPNTVIVDPPEKIQPLHNRVTMLESVTRIRITQQPEIKIRIPNQKVIEKDETLEEIGLKYPVIAKPLLANGGASSHEMWVVLNSKGFERVKDQTPLLVQEYVNHNEVVFKIYVVGEHVECVKRRSLADIHVTAEEDGGDGGGEWNGVSILPFSQISNSATVEHESEKVDEAVMPAPELVREIGNELRRELGLRLFNFDVIRVSGEENSYAVIDINYFPGFAKLPHFEQIFTDFILGICKNATID, from the coding sequence atGACAAAACCAGATGAAGAACAAACCCACCACCCTCGTTACAGAGTCGGCTACGCATTCGAACCCAAAAAAGTTAACACCTTTATCATACCATCCTTCATCAACTTAGCAAACCTAAATGGAATCGACCTCGTACAAATCGAACCCACAAAACCCTTACTCGACCAAGCCCCATTTCACTGCATAATCCACAAAATCTACGGCCAAGATTGGAAACAACAACTCACAGATTTCAAATCCAAATACCCAAACACAGTAATCGTCGACCCACCTGAAAAAATCCAACCTTTACACAACCGCGTCACAATGCTCGAATCCGTAACCCGAATCCGAATAACCCAACAACCCGAAATCAAAATCCGAATCCCAAATCAAAAAGTAATCGAAAAAGACGAAACTTTAGAAGAAATCGGTTTAAAATATCCGGTGATAGCCAAACCCTTGTTAGCCAACGGCGGCGCGTCGTCTCACGAGATGTGGGTCGTTCTAAACAGCAAAGGGTTTGAGCGCGTGAAGGATCAAACGCCGTTACTGGTTCAAGAATACGTGAATCACAACGAGGTTGTTTTCAAAATCTACGTCGTCGGAGAACACGTGGAGTGCGTGAAACGCCGGTCGTTGGCGGATATTCACGTGACGGCGGAGGAGGACGGCGGCGATGGTGGTGGAGAGTGGAATGGGGTTTCGATTCTGCCGTTTTCTCAGATATCGAATTCGGCTACGGTGGAACATGAGAGTGAGAAGGTTGATGAAGCTGTAATGCCGGCGCCGGAGCTGGTGAGGGAGATCGGAAATGAGCTGAGAAGGGAATTAGGGCTTcgattgtttaattttgatgTGATCAGAGTGAGTGGAGAAGAGAATAGTTATGCTGTGATTGATATCAATTATTTTCCTGGATTTGCAAAATTACCACATTTTGAACAAATCTTTACAGATTTTATTCTTGGTATTTGCAAAAATGCCACAATTGATTAA
- the LOC133037771 gene encoding protein FAR1-RELATED SEQUENCE 4-like isoform X2, whose protein sequence is MFMEHMKRCRLISSSVENQVLGGCKVDLNIPTMSSSMDNSNVIIPNPIVEPHDGIEFESHEDAYTFYKEYAKSVGFGTAKLSSRRSRASKEFIDAKFSCIRYGNKQQSDDAINPRPSPKIGCKASMHVKRKQDDESLYTFVWLMQTWFIAMGEQAPRVILTDQNNAIKTAVAAVFPSTRHYFCLWHVMEKVPRQLEFLGMWHDSVMKKFSKCIFKSWSEGQFEKRWWKLIEKFNLRQVEWIQSLYEDRMYWVPTFVRDISFAGLSTTSRLESLNSLFDKYVQRETSLRDFMERYREILEDRYEEEAKANFDAWHETPELKSPSPFEKQMSLVYTHEIFKKFQVEVLGAAACHLKKENEDGTSTTYAVKDFEDSQNYIVQWNESKSDIFCLCQSFEYKGYLCRHAIVVLQMSGVFSIPSKYVLQRWTNAAMSRHPIGEKLDNVQRKVRRYNDLCRRAIILGEEGSLSEQSYNAALSAIKEALKQCANLTNSLENNTRPDTSAVVGGVCTVDAENQCSNASTYEVSDVKVTPTHSVSERPEPGKETASKKGKLHQTTEAASVVTHQGSFHQTEFSGSNMMQQLQNVVVPTQLHNMNMMPPPPPTAMFQTVSVAQFHNMAAAAAAAAASTTHLHHNNPSLPR, encoded by the exons ATGTTTATGGAGCATATGAAAAGGTGCAGATTGATTTCTAGTTCAGTTGAAAATCAAGTGCTTGGTGGATGCAAAGTTGATTTGAATATTCCCACAATGTCATCATCAATGGATAATTCTAATGTCATAATACCAAACCCCATTGTTGAGCCTCATGATGGTATCGAATTCGAATCTCATGAGGATGCATATACATTTTACAAGGAGTATGCTAAGTCTGTTGGATTCGGTACAGCTAAGTTGAGCAGCCGTCGATCCAGGGCTTCTAAGGAGTTTATTGATGCGAAATTTTCGTGTATAAGATATGGGAACAAACAACAATCTGATGATGCTATTAATCCAAGACCTTCCCCGAAAATCGGTTGTAAAGCAAGTATGCATGTGAAGAGAAAACAAGATG ATGAGAGTCTTTATACTTTTGTTTGGTTAATGCAAACATGGTTTATAGCAATGGGTGAACAAGCTCCAAGAGTTATCCTAACTGATCAGAACAATGCCATCAAAACAGCTGTTGCAGCTGTTTTCCCGAGCACCCGACATTATTTTTGTTTGTGGCATGTAATGGAGAAGGTACCGAGACAACTCGAGTTTTTGGGTATGTGGCATGATAGTGTTATGAAGAAGTTTAGTAAATGTATCTTTAAGTCTTGGTCAGAAGGACAATTCGAAAAGAGGTGGTGGAAACTGATAGAGAAATTTAATCTTAGACAAGTTGAATGGATTCAGTCCTTGTATGAAGATCGAATGTATTGGGTGCCTACATTCGTGAGGGACATATCTTTTGCAGGTTTGTCTACAACTTCTCGATTAGAAAGTTTGAATTCTTTGTTTGACAAATATGTTCAACGGGAAACATCGTTGAGGGATTTCATGGAACGGTACAGGGAAATTCTTGAAGATAGGTATGAAGAAGAAGCTAAAGCGAATTTCGATGCTTGGCATGAAACACCCGAGTTAAAATCTCCATCACCGTTCGAGAAACAAATGTCTCTTGTATATACTCACGAAATTTTTAAGAAGTTTCAAGTTGAAGTTTTGGGAGCGGCTGCTTGCCATCTTAAGAAAGAAAATGAAGACGGGACAAGCACAACTTATGCTGTTAAAGATTTCGAGGATAGTCAGAATTACATAGTTCAATGGAACGAATCAAAATCAgatattttttgtttatgtCAATCATTTGAGTATAAAGGTTATCTTTGTAGACACGCGATTGTTGTTCTTCAAATGTCGGGTGTGTTCAGCATCCCGTCTAAGTATGTGCTGCAGCGATGGACAAATGCTGCTATGAGTAGACATCCCATTGGTGAAAAGCTAGATAATGTTCAACGAAAGGTTCGTCGTTACAATGATTTATGTAGACGAGCCATAATATTGGGCGAGGAAGGATCTTTGTCCGAACAGAGTTACAATGCAGCTTTAAGTGCCATAAAAGAAGCTTTGAAGCAATGTGCAAATTTGACAAACTCTTTAGAGAACAACACAAGACCCGATACCTCAGCCGTAGTAGGTGGTGTTTGCACCGTCGATGCAGAGAATCAATGCAGCAATGCCTCTACTTACGAGGTATCCGACGTTAAAGTGACCCCAACGCATAGTGTCTCTGAGAGACCCGAGCCTGGGAAAGAGACCGCAAGTAAAAAAGGAAAG TTACATCAGACAACAGAAGCTGCAAGTGTTGTCACTCATCAAGGGAGCTTTCACCAAACG GAGTTTTCTGGATCAAACATGATGCAACAGTTACAAAATGTGGTAGTACCTACACAATTACATAACATGAATATGATGCCTCCTCCTCCTCCAACTGCAATGTTTCAAACTGTTTCAGTAGCTCAGTTCCATAACAtggctgctgctgctgctgccgCGGCCGCCTCAACCACTCATCTCCATCACAACAACCCCAGTCTTCCTCGTTGA
- the LOC133037771 gene encoding protein FAR1-RELATED SEQUENCE 4-like isoform X1, which translates to MFMEHMKRCRLISSSVENQVLGGCKVDLNIPTMSSSMDNSNVIIPNPIVEPHDGIEFESHEDAYTFYKEYAKSVGFGTAKLSSRRSRASKEFIDAKFSCIRYGNKQQSDDAINPRPSPKIGCKASMHVKRKQDGKWYIYSFVKEHNHDLLPAQAHFFRSHRNAADTMKNDVRIRRRKNLANVSKLFSAYQNVECLESYLRNQHDKGRYLVLESGDAEMLLEHFMQMQVDNPKFFYAVDLNEEHRLRNVFWVDAKGMEDYSNFNDVISFDTTYFSNKYKIPLALFIGVNHHTQPTLLGCALIADESLYTFVWLMQTWFIAMGEQAPRVILTDQNNAIKTAVAAVFPSTRHYFCLWHVMEKVPRQLEFLGMWHDSVMKKFSKCIFKSWSEGQFEKRWWKLIEKFNLRQVEWIQSLYEDRMYWVPTFVRDISFAGLSTTSRLESLNSLFDKYVQRETSLRDFMERYREILEDRYEEEAKANFDAWHETPELKSPSPFEKQMSLVYTHEIFKKFQVEVLGAAACHLKKENEDGTSTTYAVKDFEDSQNYIVQWNESKSDIFCLCQSFEYKGYLCRHAIVVLQMSGVFSIPSKYVLQRWTNAAMSRHPIGEKLDNVQRKVRRYNDLCRRAIILGEEGSLSEQSYNAALSAIKEALKQCANLTNSLENNTRPDTSAVVGGVCTVDAENQCSNASTYEVSDVKVTPTHSVSERPEPGKETASKKGKLHQTTEAASVVTHQGSFHQTEFSGSNMMQQLQNVVVPTQLHNMNMMPPPPPTAMFQTVSVAQFHNMAAAAAAAAASTTHLHHNNPSLPR; encoded by the exons ATGTTTATGGAGCATATGAAAAGGTGCAGATTGATTTCTAGTTCAGTTGAAAATCAAGTGCTTGGTGGATGCAAAGTTGATTTGAATATTCCCACAATGTCATCATCAATGGATAATTCTAATGTCATAATACCAAACCCCATTGTTGAGCCTCATGATGGTATCGAATTCGAATCTCATGAGGATGCATATACATTTTACAAGGAGTATGCTAAGTCTGTTGGATTCGGTACAGCTAAGTTGAGCAGCCGTCGATCCAGGGCTTCTAAGGAGTTTATTGATGCGAAATTTTCGTGTATAAGATATGGGAACAAACAACAATCTGATGATGCTATTAATCCAAGACCTTCCCCGAAAATCGGTTGTAAAGCAAGTATGCATGTGAAGAGAAAACAAGATGGTAAGTGGTATATTTATAGTTTTGTAAAGGAGCATAATCATGATCTTTTACCTGCTCAAGCTCATTTTTTTAGAAGCCATAGAAATGCTGCTGATACAATGAAGAATGATGTTAGGATTCGCAGACGAAAGAACTTAGCTAATGTGTCTAAATTATTCAGTGCTTATCAAAATGTTGAATGTTTAGAGAGTTATTTAAGGAATCAACACGATAAAGGACGATACTTGGTGTTAGAATCAGGTGATGCTGAAATGTTGCTTGAACATTTCATGCAAATGCAGGTTGATAACCCGAAATTCTTCTACGCTGTTGATTTGAACGAAGAGCATCGATTGAGGAATGTTTTTTGGGTTGATGCTAAAGGAATGGAAGATTATTCTAACTTTAATGATGTTATATCTTTTGACACAACATATTTCTCCAACAAGTATAAAATTCCTTTGGCACTCTTTATTGGAGTGAATCATCATACTCAGCCTACTTTACTTGGATGTGCTTTGATTGCAGATGAGAGTCTTTATACTTTTGTTTGGTTAATGCAAACATGGTTTATAGCAATGGGTGAACAAGCTCCAAGAGTTATCCTAACTGATCAGAACAATGCCATCAAAACAGCTGTTGCAGCTGTTTTCCCGAGCACCCGACATTATTTTTGTTTGTGGCATGTAATGGAGAAGGTACCGAGACAACTCGAGTTTTTGGGTATGTGGCATGATAGTGTTATGAAGAAGTTTAGTAAATGTATCTTTAAGTCTTGGTCAGAAGGACAATTCGAAAAGAGGTGGTGGAAACTGATAGAGAAATTTAATCTTAGACAAGTTGAATGGATTCAGTCCTTGTATGAAGATCGAATGTATTGGGTGCCTACATTCGTGAGGGACATATCTTTTGCAGGTTTGTCTACAACTTCTCGATTAGAAAGTTTGAATTCTTTGTTTGACAAATATGTTCAACGGGAAACATCGTTGAGGGATTTCATGGAACGGTACAGGGAAATTCTTGAAGATAGGTATGAAGAAGAAGCTAAAGCGAATTTCGATGCTTGGCATGAAACACCCGAGTTAAAATCTCCATCACCGTTCGAGAAACAAATGTCTCTTGTATATACTCACGAAATTTTTAAGAAGTTTCAAGTTGAAGTTTTGGGAGCGGCTGCTTGCCATCTTAAGAAAGAAAATGAAGACGGGACAAGCACAACTTATGCTGTTAAAGATTTCGAGGATAGTCAGAATTACATAGTTCAATGGAACGAATCAAAATCAgatattttttgtttatgtCAATCATTTGAGTATAAAGGTTATCTTTGTAGACACGCGATTGTTGTTCTTCAAATGTCGGGTGTGTTCAGCATCCCGTCTAAGTATGTGCTGCAGCGATGGACAAATGCTGCTATGAGTAGACATCCCATTGGTGAAAAGCTAGATAATGTTCAACGAAAGGTTCGTCGTTACAATGATTTATGTAGACGAGCCATAATATTGGGCGAGGAAGGATCTTTGTCCGAACAGAGTTACAATGCAGCTTTAAGTGCCATAAAAGAAGCTTTGAAGCAATGTGCAAATTTGACAAACTCTTTAGAGAACAACACAAGACCCGATACCTCAGCCGTAGTAGGTGGTGTTTGCACCGTCGATGCAGAGAATCAATGCAGCAATGCCTCTACTTACGAGGTATCCGACGTTAAAGTGACCCCAACGCATAGTGTCTCTGAGAGACCCGAGCCTGGGAAAGAGACCGCAAGTAAAAAAGGAAAG TTACATCAGACAACAGAAGCTGCAAGTGTTGTCACTCATCAAGGGAGCTTTCACCAAACG GAGTTTTCTGGATCAAACATGATGCAACAGTTACAAAATGTGGTAGTACCTACACAATTACATAACATGAATATGATGCCTCCTCCTCCTCCAACTGCAATGTTTCAAACTGTTTCAGTAGCTCAGTTCCATAACAtggctgctgctgctgctgccgCGGCCGCCTCAACCACTCATCTCCATCACAACAACCCCAGTCTTCCTCGTTGA